The sequence GTCATCTACGGCGACGGGCAACAGACCCGGGACTTCACCTACGTCGACGACATCGTCGAGGCCAACCGCTCACTCCTCGAGACCGACGCGGCCGACGGAGAAGCGATGAACGTGGGTTCGACGGGCAACATCACGATCGAGGAACTCGCCGAACACATCGTCGAGGAGACGGGTGCTGACGTCGACCTCGAGTACGCCGAGGCGAAGGAAGCGGACGCTCGCCACACGCACGCAGACGTCTCGAAGGCGACGGACCTGATCGGCTACGAACCGACGACCACCATCCGTGAGGGCGTTTCCAGATTCGTCGACTGGTACCGCGAGAATCGTGACTGGTACGAACCGCTCGTGTTGAACTCCTGAGTCAGCGAGCGAGCGTCTGCACCAGTCGGTGGTTCCTCCCCGTCGTCGAGTGAGTCCGGTACTCGCGGAGCCGAAAGTATTTGGCCGCTGGTTCGGATCTTTTTGGGTATGCAAGCTGTCGTGTTGGCCGCGGGCAAGGGAACCCGCCTCCGGCCGCTCACCGAAGACAAGCCGAAGGTACTCGTCGAAGTCGACGGTAAGCCCCTGATCGAGGACGTCTTCGACAACCTCATCGACATCGGCGTCACCGAGTTCGTCGTCGTCGTCGGCTACCAGAAAGAACAGATTATCGAGCGCTACGGTGACGATTACGAGGACGTTCCGATCACGTACACCCACCAGCGAGAACAGCTGGGGCTTGCCCACGCCATCCTCCAGGCCGAGCCGTACGTCGAGGACGATTTCGTTCTGATGCTCGGGGACAACATTTTCCGGGCGAACCTCGGCGACGTGATCAACCGCCAGCGCGAAGACCGGGCCGACGCGGCGTTCCTCGTCGAGGAGGTCCCCTACGAGGAGGCCTCCCGCTACGGCGTCCTCGACACCAACGAGTACGGCGAGATCGTCGAGGTGATGGAGAAGCCGGACGATCCACCCTCCAATCTCGTGATGACCGGCTTCTACACGTTTACGCCCGCAATCTTCCACGCCTGTCATCTCGTCCAGCCCTCCGATCGCGGCGAGTACGAACTCCCGGACGCAATCGACCTGCTCATCCAGTCCGGGCGAACCATCGACGCGATCCGGATGGACGGCTGGCGGATCGACGTCGGCTATCCAGAAGATCGCGACAGCG is a genomic window of Natrarchaeobaculum aegyptiacum containing:
- the aglF gene encoding UTP--glucose-1-phosphate uridylyltransferase AglF, with the translated sequence MQAVVLAAGKGTRLRPLTEDKPKVLVEVDGKPLIEDVFDNLIDIGVTEFVVVVGYQKEQIIERYGDDYEDVPITYTHQREQLGLAHAILQAEPYVEDDFVLMLGDNIFRANLGDVINRQREDRADAAFLVEEVPYEEASRYGVLDTNEYGEIVEVMEKPDDPPSNLVMTGFYTFTPAIFHACHLVQPSDRGEYELPDAIDLLIQSGRTIDAIRMDGWRIDVGYPEDRDSAEARLAAESETGNGAEPSTTAE